The genome window TCATTTAGATAcaccatatatcataatttttttttgtcaatctaGAAATTTAGAGTTGGATGGTGCTTAGGGAAGAGGCTATAGCTTAACTTAAGTTCTAATACCAAATATTAAACTCGATAAGAAGAAGGGATAGGGTTATCACACAAAGAAATAGTAATATAAGGCAACATATTTTATCTTTCACTCAAAATTCTTTATAATTTCAAAACTCTATACGTTTCATGGCCCGAGGCTTATATATTCTccaaagatacattacattaatttTACTCAAAACGAATCATCTCCTTCAAGAAATCCTTTTAAGAATCAATTGTTAATTTGGCTAATCCTTATATAggcatttaatttatttttcttcttgatgcaatgaacctctcTATAATGAATCTTTTTTTCTAAcctctttaaaatattttaataagtttAATTCTGACACCATAGATTATAATATAGATTTGATGGACTCATTTTTTTCATAATAACTTACAATTTGAAAATCGGTCTTCACAAAATAATTCAACTCTCACTTATCAAACTATTTTAGAAGTGAATAATTTAAATGAGAACATGATGAAATTAAGATAtgataaaagtattataaacatGTAAATATTTAATGGAAAAAACATAAACAAAGCTATGATTAGCAATACCATCTTTATGACATACAAAAAAATCCAAGCTTTGGATATCCAACGTTATGACATCAAGTTAAACTccctaatttattttttgaaatttaatgataatttaataaataattaatgaGAAAGAAAACCTAATTTAAGTTGTCATATCCACTGATGATAAAGAATGTTGCTCATATTAATTCTTAATTCATGTCTTGATGGAATACATCAAGACATTTGACTCTGGTCCTGCCGTCCATATATATTTGCATTAATCACGAATGCCAAAGTACATGATTTTGGGGGGAGAAACCAAAATTCTACTCGTCTGAATTATCTTTCAGGATATTTAGATTTTCTCAAAAGATAAAATTTTAGACATTTTCTGAGAGATCAAGATATTTCaattaaagaattttttttcatgaaattaaCTAATTCTAGTCCACTATGATGTTTCATTTTGTACATGAATAAAATTGTTTATATGTGGCATCAGAGCTATGATTTTAgacttatgattttttattatttaattttatttttattatcaattaaaattatgattataatattttatggtaATTTCAATTATAATTTGTCTTAACAATTGAATTTAACTTTGTTTAAGTTATACCGATCATAAAACTCAATTCactcttttttttaatgaaatgaaaGACTATAAGTCATATTATGGTAATGAATTAGATTATAACATTATAGTTTTATTTCATATATTATGAGCTAAAATCATGAgtaatttaatatttatatattaagtGGTTTGTTAGTCAGCAAAGCCGCGAAAGATTATGATTACATAAACATCAATTAAATAAAGTTCATAAATAAACTCTCCATGATTTGTGGCTGCTTATTAATGATATGATGGTATATTTTCTAATTATTATATTGATATTCATAGTTTATAAGAACTTTCAGGATCACCCAAAGGTTGAACTATTATTTTTATAAcgcatgaatataaatataataattaatatattcaactatatttttttatatatttaaatatagtaaatatatttgatttgaatatatTCAATTATCAAGTAAAGTGAGATATACAAAAGCATTATTGTGGTTATATATCTTAGTTTGTCCGACAGGATGACTCGGTAATTTATGAGATAGTGTTTAAACTCGAAGCATTAAAGTGAGAGTATTTATCGTGTATTATGTAGTGTGTCATTCTATCATTTTATTAGTATGCTTCGTTTGTTACATCATTTAACAAATTAAATTTCTTTGATTGGTGTGAATAAGTCTAGTTTCACCTTTAGTGTTCTGAACTTTTGATTGGTTGAACCGATTTAATTATATCAGCTAGTTTATTAAAATGATGCAAAGAAAAGATAAtaattattaagaaaaaaaataaaaattgttagAGAGTTgcttttatcattttaaaaaattggAGCTCTATGTGGAAATTCCCCCCTATCACACTGAAAAGCGAAGAAAGAGTTTTGTTGTTGTGCTCGATGAGACTTGCAAAGGTCCGTGCGTCTACCATGGTGCAATAATGCATCACGGTTCCCATCATCGTAGTGGAATACGTATAGCATCTTGACGTAAAGGCTTGACTTAGTCAATCATGTGGTGAATAGGCGACATGAAACATGAGATGAAAGCTCTATCCAATCCAAAACCATCATCTACTCGTCACGTCAGTTGGATCGAAGAACAATCTGGCCCATCTCTTCCAATCCATGAACTTTTCCTGTGCTCAAGGTTACTGAGATGGAGGGAGAGTCCTTTCACCTACGTTGTGAGGTGACGTCCATTGTAATCACCGAGAACTAAACCAAAATGTCTCTCTAAAAACCTCTCCCCATCATATGTGGTCCTCGCACGACTAACTTTTTTGTGAACGCGTGGTGCGAATGGTCGAAGCCTCAAACTCGTCAGACACCAACTGGTCACCATTGACTTAGCATGCCTATTAATACATGAGATGTAGTCTCACTTGGTAATTATTTAGCAACTATTCGCAGTATCTGTTTCGTCACTCCTACCTTCTGAAAGCTAATGCTCATTCGAAAAGTCAAAAATGGGTTACTATCATCATATACTTTTTGCTATATCGAATTATCAAATTGCAGATTGATATTACTCGTTTCATGTTTACTTGTCAGAAGAACACTTGAACTAGTCCATTTTGGATGACTCGTTAATGCAACTTCTCCATATCCAAATCAAGACGAGTTCTCAATATATACTATCCTCTATCTTTCTGCTTCTCTTCCTCGCCAAATCCCTTTCAATGGTGACTAAGAAAAGAAATAATCAAGGAAAGGGTCACTTTAGGGTGGGTCTCAATGCAAAGGAGCTATGCTGGTAAATTATATTAGTATAAAAAGTATAATCATGTTTCTATCATGCAAAAAAATTTTAAAGTCAAGAactgaaatcaaataatcatatatcaaaGTTTAGATGTATATACCTTTTGATACTATTTAAAATATCTTTATCTAATCTGTATACGAATGGCATCCAATCCAAAATTTATAATGATATCGATGAGAATGAGACTCATATTTTTATATCTTTCTATTCTTTTAGAATCACTATAATCTCTCaatctagaataaataattaagagattGATttgattaaagtaaatctattacCAAAAACTTCACGCAATAGTATTTTACTTTAATTGGACCGTATGAATCTTTCATATCACAACGTTTTACGTAAAGTAAATTACTTTATGGGTGAGTGAATGATCGACGTGGATGAAAATTGGATGTTGACATGGATGAAAATATCACGTTAACAAAGATATATTCCCCTTATCATACAATAAAATAATAtccttttatttttattagtCTTTCACATCAACGAAGTTTCCTTGGCTTTAACTCGCCACAAACAAGCTATCATTGACCATCACCACCGTCGGTCATGTGGCTTCATAGGCTTGTAAGTAGCGCCATTGGAGCAATGCTGCTCCTCCACAGCCACATGCAGGATGGGTTCCCAGCATCTTCTATCCTCTATGCTTCAACTTCTCTTCCTTTCAAGCTTCATCCAAATGGTAGCACTTGGACGTACACCATCATCGACCAAGGTCCATGAGCGTCTCTCTTCCATCTTAACATTTGATGTCCACGGACTAACATCTCAATGGTCTCTTCTGTGCAGTTGCTGTACATAGTGTACATGGGAGAGAGGCAACAGGAAGATCCAGACCTTGTGACTGCGTCGCACCATGATATGATGTCTTCCGTACTGGGGAGGTGTGCATTTTTGCACCATATATAGATTGTGTTCCTTTCATCTTTCTGTCATATATGCTCGATTACAGGTTATTCTAATTGGTGATTCAGCAAGGAGGAAGCTGTGAGTTCAATTGTCTACAGCTATAAGCATGGCTTCTCGGGTTTTGCAGCCATGCTTACAGAATCTCAAGCAGATCAAATTGCAGGTTCTTCCTTCCTTCTTCAAGTTCTAATATGATTAACCGCACAACTGATGAGAACAATCCATCGCTGGTTGGCGTCTTGAGATGAGAAACAGCATGTTTATAGTGAATAAATCATGTCTCCTTTGTTGGTTTAAACATGTAAATGGATAATGAAAAGGAGAATTGATGTTCGTGAAAAGTTATGAGAAAAGAAAtcgtatttatacatatacataattcTCAATGAAGATGAGTAAGCGCCTTCATCATATTgccctttttcttttatttgtagAATTGCCGGAGGTGATCAGCGTCAATCCAAGCCGCAGCGTTCCGCTGCATACTACACGAAGCTGGGACTACCTTGGTCTTGGTTATAAACAACCCCAATCCACAGGACTACTTCGAAGAGGCAACTTCGGCGATGGCATCATCATCGGTGTTGTCGACTCAGGCAAGCGTTATATATTTATTTCGTTACTGGCATGGAGCTTGTTGATTTGACCGTGTCATGTGAACTTTGTTTGTATAGGCATTTGGCCGGAATCGAGAAGCTTCGACGACCATGGTTACGGCCCCGTCCCATCCCGTTGGAAAGGAACGTGTGAAGTAGGTCAAAACTTCACAGTCAAACACTGCAACCGCAAGATCATCGGTGCAAGATGGTACGCCGGAGGCGTCGACGATTCCGACATCAGCGTAGACTACCGTTCTCCCCGAGATTTTCAGGGCCACGGAACCCACACGGCTTCCACCGCGGCTGGTTCATTCGTGGGTAACGCGAGCTTCCATGGCCTCGGTGCCGGCGTAGCAAGAGGAGGCGCTCCTCGTGCCCGGCTCGCAATATACAAGGCGTGCTGGGGAAACAACATAAGGTGCCCGGAAGCCGCCCTTCTAAAAGCGATAGACGATGCTATCCATGATGGTGTGGACATCTTATCACTCTCACTTGGGGCCATACATTACTCAATCTTTGCTTCCATACATGCGGTTGCAAAGGGGATAACTGTGATCTTCGCTGGAGGCAACTCTGGTCCCGTTCCCCAGACCATTTATAATGACCTGCCGTGGGTGATCACGGTAGCAGCCAGCACCATGGATCGGTCGTTTCCTACCCTCCTAACCCTCGGAGACAACCGAACCGTGGTGGTGCGAACGTGTAGTTTTCACAGACACGCTAATACATTTGAAATTTTGCGTCTACTTATATTGAATTAATTGTTCATGGTCGCTGCGGCAGGGACAATCCATCCTCTATGAATCCACCGATGGAGGATTCAAAGAGCTAGCAGATGGTGGGAGGTAACTGTAATTCGATTAATGTTCTTAAAGAAAAGAGTACCTAGTAATGTGCATTTGATCTATTGTTGCAGTTGCTCGCGCGAGGATCTGAATTCGAGTGATGTAGTCGGAAAGATTGTGCTCTGTTACCAGCTTGCCATCGCCTCAAGCTCTCCACCCAGGCGACACTTTCCACTGGCTGCCAGTAATGTTCAGGAAGCAGGAGGGAAGGGCATTA of Musa acuminata AAA Group cultivar baxijiao chromosome BXJ2-3, Cavendish_Baxijiao_AAA, whole genome shotgun sequence contains these proteins:
- the LOC135607253 gene encoding subtilisin-like protease SBT3.5 — translated: MGSQHLLSSMLQLLFLSSFIQMVALGRTPSSTKLLYIVYMGERQQEDPDLVTASHHDMMSSVLGSKEEAVSSIVYSYKHGFSGFAAMLTESQADQIAELPEVISVNPSRSVPLHTTRSWDYLGLGYKQPQSTGLLRRGNFGDGIIIGVVDSGIWPESRSFDDHGYGPVPSRWKGTCEVGQNFTVKHCNRKIIGARWYAGGVDDSDISVDYRSPRDFQGHGTHTASTAAGSFVGNASFHGLGAGVARGGAPRARLAIYKACWGNNIRCPEAALLKAIDDAIHDGVDILSLSLGAIHYSIFASIHAVAKGITVIFAGGNSGPVPQTIYNDLPWVITVAASTMDRSFPTLLTLGDNRTVVGQSILYESTDGGFKELADGGSCSREDLNSSDVVGKIVLCYQLAIASSSPPRRHFPLAASNVQEAGGKGIIFAQYSANILSFIDVICNGTVCVFVDYEIGKQIKDYVTNTRSPLVKVSLTQDMVGSGVMSPKVAAFSSRGPSILFPDLVKPDITAPGFLILAAVKDSYKFESGTSMSCPHVSGVAALLKAAHPQWSPAAIKSALVTTAHTTNAYGFPIEAEGVPRKLADPFDFGGGHIVPNKAADPGLIYDVDPEDYFKFFNCTYGPSTTCDLVDSRLYQLNLPSISIPDLKKTPLTVWRTVINVGDTDSIYRAMVESPLGVAMVVEPSLLQFNASTTTHTFAVMFTPLQMVQGDFNFGSLTWFDDGKHAVRIPIAVRVIIHDSFSDTS